Proteins encoded together in one Rhizobium bangladeshense window:
- the flhA gene encoding flagellar biosynthesis protein FlhA, translating into MAQPPALPLPKVAPSLRDVGFALGIVVIICILFLPIPPFLIDMGLAFSIAFSVLILMVALWIQKPLDFSSFPTILLIATMTRLALNIATTRVILSHGNEGHDAAGGVIAGFASLVMSGDFVIGLIVFLILITINFIVITKGATRIAEVGARFTLDAIPGKQMSIDADLSAGIIDEKEAQRRRRELEEESSFFGAMDGASKFVRGDAVAGLIITAINVFGGIIIGYFRHGMPIGEAADVFVKLSVGDGLVSQMPALIVSLAAGLLVSRGGTTGSTDQAVVNQLSGYPRALSVSAVLMLVLALMPGLPFVPFVVLGGLLAFGAWFIPRQVEAENKLRREQEEKKVVQSKELEKDSVKSVLRTSEIELALGKMVSTRLLGAHQELAFRVGKMRKKFATQYGFVVPEIKVTDDIGIPEKSYQIRIHGTTVASNLLRVGEVLVVTGAGRRPSIPGDEIREPAFGMPAVSILENFADDLKREGFQPIDNVSVVLTHMSEVIRNNLPQLLSYKDVKVLIDRLDPEYKKLADEICSSHMSYSGLQAVLKLLLAERVSIRNLHLILEAVAELAPHVRKTEQIVEHVRIRMAQQLCGDLADNGVLRVLRLGSKWDLAFHQALKRDAKGEVIEFDIDPRSLEEFSEQASKVIREFMDRGLPFALVTSPETRSYVRMIIERLFATLPVLSHVELAKGIEIKILGSIS; encoded by the coding sequence ATGGCGCAACCACCTGCACTCCCCCTTCCCAAAGTCGCCCCGAGCCTGCGCGATGTCGGTTTTGCTCTCGGCATCGTCGTCATCATCTGCATTCTCTTCCTGCCGATCCCGCCGTTCCTGATCGATATGGGACTGGCCTTCTCGATCGCCTTTTCGGTGCTGATCCTGATGGTCGCGCTGTGGATTCAGAAGCCGCTCGATTTCTCGTCTTTCCCAACCATCCTGCTGATCGCGACGATGACCCGGCTGGCGCTGAACATCGCCACGACCCGCGTCATCCTGTCTCACGGCAATGAGGGCCACGATGCGGCCGGCGGCGTCATTGCCGGTTTCGCCAGTCTCGTCATGTCCGGCGACTTCGTCATCGGTCTGATCGTCTTCCTCATTCTCATCACCATCAATTTCATCGTCATCACCAAGGGTGCGACACGTATTGCCGAAGTCGGCGCGCGATTTACCTTGGATGCCATCCCCGGCAAGCAGATGTCGATCGATGCCGATCTCTCGGCCGGCATCATCGACGAGAAGGAGGCTCAGCGCCGGCGCCGGGAGCTCGAAGAGGAAAGCTCCTTCTTCGGTGCGATGGACGGTGCGTCGAAGTTCGTGCGCGGCGATGCCGTTGCCGGCCTCATCATTACAGCTATCAACGTCTTCGGCGGCATTATCATCGGCTATTTCCGCCACGGCATGCCGATCGGCGAAGCGGCCGACGTCTTCGTCAAGCTCTCGGTTGGCGACGGCCTCGTCTCGCAAATGCCGGCCCTCATCGTTTCGCTCGCAGCCGGCCTTCTCGTTTCCCGCGGCGGCACCACCGGCTCCACCGATCAGGCCGTTGTCAACCAGTTGAGCGGTTATCCCCGCGCGCTTTCCGTCTCGGCCGTGCTGATGCTGGTCCTGGCCTTGATGCCGGGCCTGCCGTTTGTCCCCTTCGTGGTGCTTGGCGGTCTTCTCGCTTTTGGCGCCTGGTTCATTCCGCGTCAGGTCGAGGCTGAAAACAAGCTTCGCCGCGAACAGGAGGAAAAGAAGGTCGTGCAGAGCAAGGAGCTGGAGAAGGATTCGGTCAAGTCGGTGCTCCGCACCTCCGAAATCGAGCTCGCGCTCGGCAAGATGGTCTCCACCCGTCTGCTCGGCGCCCATCAGGAGCTCGCCTTCCGCGTCGGCAAGATGCGCAAGAAGTTCGCGACGCAATACGGCTTCGTCGTGCCGGAAATCAAGGTGACGGACGATATCGGCATCCCCGAGAAGTCCTATCAGATCCGTATTCATGGCACGACGGTCGCCTCCAATCTGCTGCGCGTCGGCGAGGTCCTCGTCGTCACCGGCGCCGGCCGGCGCCCGAGCATTCCCGGTGATGAAATTCGCGAACCCGCTTTCGGCATGCCGGCCGTCTCGATACTCGAAAACTTCGCCGACGATCTGAAACGCGAAGGCTTCCAGCCGATCGACAATGTCTCGGTGGTGCTCACACATATGAGCGAGGTCATTCGCAACAACCTGCCGCAGCTTCTTTCCTACAAGGACGTCAAGGTGCTGATCGATCGCCTCGATCCGGAATACAAGAAGCTTGCCGATGAGATCTGCTCGTCGCACATGTCCTATTCGGGCCTGCAGGCGGTGCTCAAGCTCCTGCTTGCCGAACGCGTTTCGATCCGCAACCTGCATCTCATTCTTGAAGCTGTGGCCGAGCTTGCTCCGCATGTCCGCAAGACCGAGCAGATCGTCGAGCATGTCCGCATCCGCATGGCCCAGCAGCTCTGCGGCGATCTCGCCGATAATGGCGTACTGCGCGTGCTCAGGCTCGGCAGCAAATGGGATCTTGCCTTCCACCAGGCGCTGAAGCGCGATGCCAAGGGCGAGGTGATCGAATTCGATATCGATCCGCGCAGCCTGGAGGAGTTCAGCGAACAGGCCAGCAAAGTTATCCGTGAGTTCATGGATCGCGGCCTGCCATTCGCACTTGTCACCTCGCCGGAAACACGCTCCTATGTGCGCATGATCATCGAACGACTGTTCGCCACATTGCCGGTCCTCTCGCATGTCGAATTGGCCAAGGGCATCGAGATAAAGATTTTGGGCTCGATTTCATGA
- the fliR gene encoding flagellar biosynthetic protein FliR, whose translation MITDPQGTVLALFLVFCRIGGCVLALPGFSSARVPEQMRVFIAVALSIAVMPLLWDTVYPAVHTGTGTYIGLIFSESLIGVMYGMLARIYTLGMQFAATILAMMVGYTQPGSADVIEDTPETSLSAFITFAGIMILFIMDFHHIVFRALIDSYTTMPFGGLVQMRATLISFTDTLEQTTYIMLRLSSPFLIYGLIFNVSIGFINKLAPQIPVYFISTPYLLMGGLFLIYVSIAAMVSQFGQSFGSIYIGR comes from the coding sequence ATGATAACAGACCCGCAAGGGACGGTTCTCGCGCTGTTTCTGGTTTTCTGCCGGATCGGCGGCTGTGTGCTGGCCCTTCCGGGTTTTTCCTCGGCCCGCGTGCCCGAGCAGATGCGTGTCTTTATTGCCGTCGCCCTGTCGATCGCGGTCATGCCCCTGCTCTGGGACACTGTTTATCCGGCCGTCCACACCGGAACCGGAACCTATATCGGCCTGATTTTCAGCGAATCACTGATCGGCGTGATGTACGGCATGCTGGCCAGGATCTATACGCTCGGCATGCAATTCGCCGCGACGATCCTCGCCATGATGGTCGGCTATACCCAGCCGGGTTCTGCCGATGTCATCGAAGACACGCCCGAGACCAGCCTTTCCGCCTTCATCACCTTTGCCGGCATCATGATTCTCTTCATCATGGATTTCCACCACATCGTCTTTCGCGCCCTGATCGATTCTTACACGACAATGCCCTTCGGCGGCCTGGTGCAGATGCGCGCGACACTGATCTCCTTTACCGACACGCTGGAGCAGACCACCTACATCATGCTGCGGTTGTCGAGCCCCTTCCTGATCTACGGCCTGATCTTCAACGTCTCGATCGGCTTCATCAACAAGCTGGCGCCGCAGATCCCGGTCTATTTCATTTCCACGCCCTATCTGCTGATGGGCGGCCTCTTCCTGATTTACGTCTCGATTGCGGCGATGGTCAGCCAGTTCGGCCAATCCTTCGGCTCGATCTATATCGGGCGATGA